Proteins encoded in a region of the Sugiyamaella lignohabitans strain CBS 10342 chromosome B, complete sequence genome:
- the PAP2 gene encoding non-canonical poly(A) polymerase PAP2 (Non-canonical poly(A) polymerase; involved in nuclear RNA degradation as a component of TRAMP; catalyzes polyadenylation of hypomodified tRNAs, and snoRNA and rRNA precursors; required for mRNA surveillance and maintenance of genome integrity, serving as a link between RNA and DNA metabolism; overlapping but non-redundant functions with Trf5p; relocalizes to cytosol in response to hypoxia; PAP2 has a paralog, TRF5, that arose from the whole genome duplication; GO_component: GO:0031499 - TRAMP complex [Evidence IDA] [PMID 15828860]; GO_component: GO:0031499 - TRAMP complex [Evidence IDA] [PMID 15935758]; GO_component: GO:0031499 - TRAMP complex [Evidence IDA] [PMID 15935759]; GO_component: GO:0005829 - cytosol [Evidence IDA] [PMID 22932476]; GO_component: GO:0005730 - nucleolus [Evidence IDA] [PMID 16541108]; GO_component: GO:0005634 - nucleus [Evidence IEA,IEA]; GO_component: GO:0005634 - nucleus [Evidence IDA] [PMID 10066793]; GO_component: GO:0005634 - nucleus [Evidence IDA] [PMID 22932476]; GO_function: GO:0051575 - 5'-deoxyribose-5-phosphate lyase activity [Evidence IDA,IMP] [PMID 17983848]; GO_function: GO:0034459 - ATP-dependent 3'-5' RNA helicase activity [Evidence IDA] [PMID 22532666]; GO_function: GO:0003729 - mRNA binding [Evidence IDA] [PMID 23222640]; GO_function: GO:0046872 - metal ion binding [Evidence IEA]; GO_function: GO:0016779 - nucleotidyltransferase activity [Evidence IEA,IEA]; GO_function: GO:0004652 - polynucleotide adenylyltransferase activity [Evidence IDA] [PMID 12062100]; GO_function: GO:0004652 - polynucleotide adenylyltransferase activity [Evidence IMP,ISS] [PMID 15828860]; GO_function: GO:0004652 - polynucleotide adenylyltransferase activity [Evidence IDA] [PMID 15935758]; GO_function: GO:0004652 - polynucleotide adenylyltransferase activity [Evidence IDA,IMP] [PMID 15935759]; GO_function: GO:0004652 - polynucleotide adenylyltransferase activity [Evidence IDA,IMP] [PMID 16260630]; GO_function: GO:0004652 - polynucleotide adenylyltransferase activity [Evidence IDA,IGI] [PMID 16374505]; GO_function: GO:0016740 - transferase activity [Evidence IEA]; GO_process: GO:0034475 - U4 snRNA 3'-end processing [Evidence IGI,IMP] [PMID 16373491]; GO_process: GO:0006284 - base-excision repair [Evidence IGI,IMP] [PMID 17983848]; GO_process: GO:0007049 - cell cycle [Evidence IEA]; GO_process: GO:0051301 - cell division [Evidence IEA]; GO_process: GO:0071044 - histone mRNA catabolic process [Evidence IGI] [PMID 17179095]; GO_process: GO:0007067 - mitotic nuclear division [Evidence IEA]; GO_process: GO:0043629 - ncRNA polyadenylation [Evidence IGI] [PMID 15145828]; GO_process: GO:0043629 - ncRNA polyadenylation [Evidence IDA,IMP] [PMID 15828860]; GO_process: GO:0043629 - ncRNA polyadenylation [Evidence IDA] [PMID 15935758]; GO_process: GO:0043629 - ncRNA polyadenylation [Evidence IGI] [PMID 15935759]; GO_process: GO:0043629 - ncRNA polyadenylation [Evidence IGI] [PMID 16373491]; GO_process: GO:0043629 - ncRNA polyadenylation [Evidence IGI] [PMID 16374505]; GO_process: GO:0043629 - ncRNA polyadenylation [Evidence IMP] [PMID 16431988]; GO_process: GO:0045910 - negative regulation of DNA recombination [Evidence IMP] [PMID 23762389]; GO_process: GO:0071031 - nuclear mRNA surveillance of mRNA 3'-end processing [Evidence IGI] [PMID 17410208]; GO_process: GO:0071039 - nuclear polyadenylation-dependent CUT catabolic process [Evidence IGI,IMP] [PMID 15935759]; GO_process: GO:0071039 - nuclear polyadenylation-dependent CUT catabolic process [Evidence IMP] [PMID 16973436]; GO_process: GO:0071039 - nuclear polyadenylation-dependent CUT catabolic process [Evidence IMP] [PMID 18007593]; GO_process: GO:0071039 - nuclear polyadenylation-dependent CUT catabolic process [Evidence IMP] [PMID 18591258]; GO_process: GO:0071040 - nuclear polyadenylation-dependent antisense transcript catabolic process [Evidence IMP] [PMID 18022365]; GO_process: GO:0071042 - nuclear polyadenylation-dependent mRNA catabolic process [Evidence IGI] [PMID 16373491]; GO_process: GO:0071035 - nuclear polyadenylation-dependent rRNA catabolic process [Evidence IGI,IMP] [PMID 15935758]; GO_process: GO:0071035 - nuclear polyadenylation-dependent rRNA catabolic process [Evidence IMP] [PMID 16431988]; GO_process: GO:0071035 - nuclear polyadenylation-dependent rRNA catabolic process [Evidence IGI] [PMID 16541108]; GO_process: GO:0071035 - nuclear polyadenylation-dependent rRNA catabolic process [Evidence IMP] [PMID 18007593]; GO_process: GO:0071037 - nuclear polyadenylation-dependent snRNA catabolic process [Evidence IMP] [PMID 15935758]; GO_process: GO:0071037 - nuclear polyadenylation-dependent snRNA catabolic process [Evidence IMP] [PMID 16431988]; GO_process: GO:0071036 - nuclear polyadenylation-dependent snoRNA catabolic process [Evidence IGI,IMP] [PMID 15935758]; GO_process: GO:0071036 - nuclear polyadenylation-dependent snoRNA catabolic process [Evidence IGI] [PMID 16373491]; GO_process: GO:0071038 - nuclear polyadenylation-dependent tRNA catabolic process [Evidence IGI] [PMID 15145828]; GO_process: GO:0071038 - nuclear polyadenylation-dependent tRNA catabolic process [Evidence IDA] [PMID 15828860]; GO_process: GO:0071038 - nuclear polyadenylation-dependent tRNA catabolic process [Evidence IDA] [PMID 15935758]; GO_process: GO:0071038 - nuclear polyadenylation-dependent tRNA catabolic process [Evidence IMP] [PMID 16431988]; GO_process: GO:0071038 - nuclear polyadenylation-dependent tRNA catabolic process [Evidence IDA] [PMID 17643380]; GO_process: GO:0071038 - nuclear polyadenylation-dependent tRNA catabolic process [Evidence IMP] [PMID 18456844]; GO_process: GO:0071047 - polyadenylation-dependent mRNA catabolic process [Evidence IMP] [PMID 19369424]; GO_process: GO:0071051 - polyadenylation-dependent snoRNA 3'-end processing [Evidence IGI] [PMID 16373491]; GO_process: GO:0071050 - snoRNA polyadenylation [Evidence IGI] [PMID 18951092]; GO_process: GO:0006400 - tRNA modification [Evidence IMP] [PMID 22319136]), whose amino-acid sequence MGSKAKKSSPQLASQASSGSLNGLPVGPSAYVAAVEKGTADVGSNNQPQKGLKKLLNKLPKGPKGDSKDQAGNQPKSKAKNKPKKNQPKNQPPEKKPKNQAKSQPNLSKKMSENQLRNQTTSGVNGQIHASEKNHDNYSHQLKPSKSIGTESEMSKKSGIDKIVDGMGNVIEKFKKRQRGSRGGKKRRASMDAIANDYISNVAASGVDHDDAVMDADINTNDDNEDSGFIAFDSDLSDVAESIHTNTFKAFEDEMSMFLSEDEDDDQEDNAVNVSIMTTSTSRTSRKRKFNPEDEDEKASKRINVLSEFPWVVNHDHSQEQEISDWLTLEIKDFVSYMSPSAAEIIARNNAVKRIRGIVKDLWSDADIHVFGSFATDLYLPGSDIDMVVLSKSGSYDTRAHLYKLSSKLKATGIANSLVVVAKARVPIIKFVEKTSNIHIDISFERRNGVEAVQIIRKWTAEYPCIRFFAIIIKHFLARRKMNEVHSGGLGGFSVICLIVSFLKNHPKVSSGAIDPMHNLGVLLIEFFELYGRNFNYDSIALSVRGDMPYLRKDQNPDLDNPRKFMLAIQDPSDETNNLSRGTFNIRGIKKAFSGAFDLLVARCYELEYLSFSDRLGKSILGNVIKFRGPERDFLDSRSEVQSEYELSIENYTSFNGTENDTNDDIIVPSDFEEDESDADVDGNDGEQQDVIGDIYKKQSNSRPNQKLASPPSRPKPNSPKSKPERKSPSTAEHDGDKRATRPAAVEYYNISDSDSDSNAERPNDGTRHTSPTQRGASSKSPITILSDDDASSAEDSRSSSVIDKAQKRDYWLSKGAPTIT is encoded by the coding sequence ATGGGTTCTAAAGCCAAGAAGTCATCACCACAGCTAGCATCGCAGGCTTCTAGTGGATCTCTCAATGGTCTTCCAGTAGGCCCCTCGGCGTATGTGGCGGCGGTTGAAAAAGGGACAGCCGATGTTGGATCCAACAATCAACCTCAAAAGGGTCTCAAAAAACTTTTGAATAAGCTTCCCAAAGGCCCAAAAGGCGATTCGAAGGATCAAGCTGGCAACCAACCTAAAAGCAAGGCCAAGAATAAAcccaagaagaaccagCCCAAAAATCAACCACCCGAGAAAAAGCCAAAGAACCAAGCCAAGAGCCAACCGAATCTGTCTAAGAAAATGAGCGAGAATCAGTTGAGGAATCAGACTACAAGTGGAGTCAATGGTCAAATTCATGCATCTGAAAAGAATCACGACAATTATTCACATCAACTAAAGCCCTCTAAATCAATAGGGACTGAATCTGAGATGTCGAAAAAGTCTGGTATCGACAAGATTGTTGATGGCATGGGTAACGTTATagaaaagttcaaaaagcGTCAACGAGGTTCAAGAGGTGGGAAAAAGAGACGTGCATCAATGGATGCTATAGCAAATGACTATATCAGCAATGTAGCGGCCAGTGGTGTTGATCATGATGACGCTGTTATGGATGCTGATATTAATACCAACGATGATAACGAAGATTCTGGATTCATCGCTTTTGACTCTGATCTCTCGGATGTTGCGGAATCTATTCATACAAACACCTTCAAAGCGTTTGAAGACGAAATGTCTATGTTTCTaagtgaagatgaagacgacgatcAAGAGGATAACGCTGTTAATGTCAGTATTATGACAacatcaacttcaagaacATCTCGGAAACGTAAATTCAACCCcgaagacgaggatgagAAAGCATCAAAGAGAATCAATGTCTTATCCGAATTCCCTTGGGTAGTTAATCATGATCATtctcaagagcaagagATTTCCGATTGGCTGACTTTGGAAATCAAAGATTTTGTATCATACATGTCACCATCAGCGGCAGAGATTATTGCCAGAAATAATGCTGTCAAAAGAATCCGTGGTATAGTCAAGGATCTGTGGTCAGATGCTGACATACATGTATTCGGTTCTTTTGCTACCGACTTATACCTTCCTGGATCCGATATCGATATGGTGGTATTATCGAAATCAGGCTCCTATGATACCAGAGCACATCTATACAAGTTGTCATCTAAATTGAAGGCTACTGGCATTGCTAATAGCCTAGTGGTCGTTGCCAAGGCTCGCGTTCCGATTATCAAGTTCGTGGAAAAGACCAGCAATATCCATATTGATATCTCGTTTGAACGACGCAATGGTGTTGAGGCTGTTCAAATAATTCGTAAATGGACTGCAGAATATCCATGTATTAGATTTTTTGCCATCATTATCAAGCATTTTCTGGCTCGCCGTAAGATGAATGAAGTTCACAGCGGTGGTTTAGGAGGATTCAGTGTCATTTGTCTGATTGTGTCATTTCTCAAGAACCACCCAAAAGTGTCTAGTGGAGCAATTGATCCCATGCACAATTTGGGTGTTCTTCTTATAGAATTTTTCGAGCTTTATGGCAGAAACTTCAACTACGACTCGATAGCACTCTCGGTTAGAGGAGACATGCCATACCTAAGAAAGGACCAAAACCCCGATCTTGATAACCCCAGGAAATTCATGTTGGCTATTCAAGATCCTAGTGATGAGACAAACAATCTCAGCCGGGGCACGTTCAATATTCGTGGTATTAAGAAGGCATTTTCGGGCGCATTTGACTTGCTGGTGGCTCGATGTTATGAGTTGGAGTACCTGTCATTCAGCGATCGTTTGGGCAAGTCGATTCTGGGCAACGTGATCAAATTCCGTGGGCCTGAGAGAGATTTCTTAGACTCGAGATCTGAGGTGCAGAGCGAGTACGAGCTGAGTATTGAAAACTACACGAGTTTCAACGGTACCGAAAACGACACCAACGATGATATCATTGTCCCTAGTGACTTTGAGGAGGACGAAAGCGATGCTGATGTCGACGGAAACGACGGCGAGCAGCAAGATGTTATCGGAGACATCtacaaaaaacaaagtaACTCACGACCCAATCAGAAGTTAGCTAGTCCACCGTCACGACCCAAACCAAACTCACCAAAATCCAAGCCCGAAAGGAAATCACCGTCAACAGCCGAACACGATGGAGACAAACGAGCGACCAGACCAGCGGCAGTAGAATACTATAACATCTCGGATTCCGACTCTGATTCGAACGCCGAACGACCCAACGACGGAACCAGACACACTTCCCCTACCCAACGAGGCGCTTCGTCGAAGTCTCCGATCACGATTCTCTCGGACGACGATGCCAGCTCTGCCGAAGACAGCCGGTCGTCTTCTGTCATCGATAAAGCACAGAAACGAGACTACTGGCTCAGCAAAGGCGCTCCTACCATAACATAA
- the MIC60 gene encoding Mic60p (Component of the MICOS complex; MICOS (formerly MINOS or MitOS) is a mitochondrial inner membrane complex that extends into the intermembrane space and has a role in the maintenance of crista junctions, inner membrane architecture, and formation of contact sites to the outer membrane; Mic60p is also involved in import of intermembrane space (IMS) proteins, probably by positioning Mia40p relative to the TOM complex to receive incoming proteins; ortholog of mammalian mitofilin; GO_component: GO:0061617 - MICOS complex [Evidence IDA] [PMID 21944719]; GO_component: GO:0061617 - MICOS complex [Evidence IDA] [PMID 21987634]; GO_component: GO:0061617 - MICOS complex [Evidence IDA] [PMID 22009199]; GO_component: GO:0016021 - integral component of membrane [Evidence IEA]; GO_component: GO:0016020 - membrane [Evidence IEA]; GO_component: GO:0030061 - mitochondrial crista [Evidence IDA] [PMID 19528297]; GO_component: GO:0044284 - mitochondrial crista junction [Evidence IDA] [PMID 22009199]; GO_component: GO:0005743 - mitochondrial inner membrane [Evidence IEA,IEA]; GO_component: GO:0005743 - mitochondrial inner membrane [Evidence IDA] [PMID 19528297]; GO_component: GO:0005739 - mitochondrion [Evidence IEA]; GO_component: GO:0005739 - mitochondrion [Evidence IDA] [PMID 14562095]; GO_component: GO:0005739 - mitochondrion [Evidence IDA] [PMID 14576278]; GO_component: GO:0005739 - mitochondrion [Evidence IDA] [PMID 16823961]; GO_function: GO:0003674 - molecular_function [Evidence ND]; GO_process: GO:0042407 - cristae formation [Evidence IMP] [PMID 19528297]; GO_process: GO:0042407 - cristae formation [Evidence IMP] [PMID 21944719]; GO_process: GO:0042407 - cristae formation [Evidence IMP] [PMID 21987634]; GO_process: GO:0042407 - cristae formation [Evidence IMP] [PMID 22009199]; GO_process: GO:0045041 - protein import into mitochondrial intermembrane space [Evidence IMP,IPI] [PMID 21944719]): MTVTPPVKVTPPVIEPVVKEAPKQKKSHGFRNFVLSTVFLSSALYGAGVWYSLKDDTFHDYFTEYVPFSESIIVAIEEREFRSKFRDVNINQGGATASTAVANGSGPLLQSIPGKLNDLKVKIRPGSSAEPKEISSDQATKSSSSSAVTAASSSSKSADKNASIARPSSSDSSAKNIVTEKKEGIIPSGIGAPTAGGSSSHLLPLIRVPGDINPLVASSVETLNQFIQSVNTSTYGEDIVHKISQEVSKLSHSINALNKENQETLSKSLESQAAKFAALGEARANEVKEALASQEDKWRQQFQEEQARILKLYNDRLLTEVEATKNLVISHANNRLLAIHAEREKQFAQEIQDRVEKERDGRLSKIKELAEKVEALSHLTEKTSSIISESDSVSQYHIAVGKLNSVLKFSNEPVPLGPYIEEVRKALSDDPLVQSILDNIPEDAYKEGVLTNAQLAARFKLLVPELRSASLLPPNAGVAGHIGSIIFSQLLAGKSGNPVGNDNESIFARAETALGEGRVVDAVAEVNSLTGWPKKLAADWLSEGRKRSEVDFLAQALADEGKLWALK, encoded by the exons ATGACTG TGACTCCTCCCGTAAAAGTCACACCACCCGTTATTGAGCCGGTTGTCAAGGAAGCTCCtaagcagaagaagagccatGGATTCCGTAACTTTGTGCTAAGCACTGTATTCCTCTCATCCGCTTTGTATGGAGCTGGTGTATGGTATTCTCTTAAAGACGACACTTTCCATGACTATTTCACAGAGTATGTCCCATTTTCTGAGTCGATTATTGTCGCCATTGAGGAGCGGGAGTTCCGTAGCAAGTTCCGAGACGTCAACATCAACCAAGGAGGAGCCACTGCTTCGACTGCTGTTGCAAATGGCTCAGGACCCTTGTTGCAATCTATTCCAGGCAAATTAAACGATTTAAAGGTCAAGATTAGACctggttcttctgccgAACCTAAAGAGATCTCTAGTGATCAAGCCACTAAGAGCTCTAGTTCAAGTGCTGtcactgctgcttctagtTCAAGTAAATCTGCTGATAAGAATGCTAGTATTGCCAGACCTAGTTCCAGTGATTCATCGGCAAAGAATATCGTCACCGAGAAGAAGGAGGGAATCATTCCTAGCGGAATTGGAGCACCAACTGCCGGTGGCTCTTCGTCTCATTTACTTCCACTGATCCGAGTTCCTGGTGATATCAACCCATTGGTAGCCTCGTCGGTTGAAACTCTTAACCAGTTCATCCAATCGGTAAACACTTCGACCTACGGAGAAGACATTGTACATAAGATTTCGCAAGAAGTTTCCAAACTCAGTCACTCGATCAATGCTCTTAACAAGGAGAACCAAGAGACCCTTTCAAAGAGCTTGGAATCGCAAGCTGCTAAATTTGCAGCTCTGggcgaagcaagagctaACGAAGTAAAGGAAGCATTGGCCTCACAAGAAGACAAATGGAGACAACAATTCCAAGAGGAGCAAGCCCGTATCCTAAAACTGTACAATGACCGTCTATTGACAGAAGTCGAGGCTACCAAGAACCTCGTTATTTCTCATGCCAACAACAGACTTTTGGCAATTCATGCtgagagagagaagcagTTTGCACAAGAGATCCAAGACCGTGTTGAGAAGGAGCGTGATGGAAGACTTTCCAAGATCAAAGAACTGGCTGAAAAGGTCGAAGCTTTAAGCCACCTGACTGAGAAGACCAGCTCGATCATCAGCGAATCTGACTCGGTCTCACAATACCACATCGCTGTCGGTAAACTGAACTCGGTGCTGAAGTTCTCTAACGAGCCCGTGCCATTGGGTCCTTATATTGAAGAAGTCAGAAAGGCACTTTCCGACGACCCTCTGGTCCAATCGATTCTCGACAACATCCCCGAAGACGCATACAAGGAGGGTGTTCTCACCAACGCACAACTGGCTGCTAGATTCAAGCTGCTAGTTCCCGAGCTCCGCAGCGCATCTTTACTTCCTCCTAATGCCGGTGTCGCTGGCCACATTGGATCCATCATCTTCTCACAACTCCTTGCTGGAAAGAGCGGTAACCCTGTTGGCAACGACAACGAAAGCATTTTCGCCCGTGCCGAGACAGCTCTCGGTGAAGGTCGAGTCGTCGATGCTGTTGCCGAAGTCAACTCGCTCACCGGGTGGCCCAAAAAGCTCGCTGCCGACTGGCTCTCCGAGGGTCGCAAACGCAGCGAAGTCGACTTCCTCGCTCAAGCCCTTGCTGACGAGGGTAAACTCTGGGCTttaaaatag